The Candidatus Edwardsbacteria bacterium genomic interval GCCCCGGTCGTATCCCCAGCTTAAGATGGAATCACTGCCCCCCAGGCTGTCGATCACTTCGTCCATCCCGCCGATATGGTCCTCGTGGTAATGGTTAACCGCCGTATAGTCCAGATGGTGTAGATTCACGCTGTCCCTCAAGAAAGGCCAGATCTTGCCGTATCCCTTGCCGGTCTCGCCGGCATCGAACAACAGCGACTTTCCGGAGGGCGAAAGCACCAGGGTGGCGTCGCCCTGGCCCACATCCAGGCAGATGATCTTCAGGGGGATGGTGGCCGGGTCGGGCTGGGTGGCAAAACGGAAGGGGTTGGGTTTGGGTCCCGGGACCAGATCGTTATTGGAAAGGTCCTTGGCCGCAGTCACCTGAAATTTGTAGGTGGTGACATAGCTGAAGTTAGCATGGGTCAGGGTGGCCGTATCGCCGGCGCCGTTCCAGGAGACCGACCAGCCGGCGGTTCCGGTGGAACAGCTATAGGCAAAGCTGGTCGGGTTTATGGCCTTGTTGAACCCGATTGTTATGGGGGAATTTATCGCAACATTGGCGGCATTGTTTGCCGGTGAGGTGTAGATGATGGTGGGAACGTTGGGCAGGATGTCGAAATTTGTGGTGTCCCCGGCGGTGATGTTCCAGGGCGGGGTGCTTTTTACGTAGAAATTGACCGGATTATCGGACATATCCCTGACCTTGAAGGAGTCGATGGTTCCGGCCGGGGCCGTGAACATGACATAACCGGGGTCGCCCGAATCATATCCTTCGACGATAGTGTTGTTCTCGGTGATGTAGGAACCGACGATGGTGTCCGCCCGGTAAGCCAGCACCACATAGTTTGCCAGCGGGGCAGAATATGACGGGTCGCTGTATACATGGCCCTCCACCCAGGCGCCCTGGGCGGTCATGTCCATCACCGTCACAATTTGACGGGGAGAATCGCGGTTTGAACCGGTGACCGTGGTATCCACCAGCCTTCGGATCCTGGCCAGGATATATTGTGACTGGGGGGTGGTATCACATTTGGTGATGAACCAGACCTTGGTGGTCTCCCCGGAATCGGCGGAGGCAATATGCCTGGAATTATAATAGGCCGCCAGATCGCCGCCCCAGGTATTTCGCACGCCTGAGTCCCAGGCGGTACTGTCCTGCCAGTGGAAATGGTTGTTCCCGGCAGTGGTGCTGGAACTGCCGATCCGGCATCTGCCCACAAAATCCTCGCCGGTGGTATCGGGGACAATTCCCACCAGAACCGCAAAGGGATTCCCGGTGCCGGACGTCGCCTGGCCGGATATATAGGCGGGGCATTTTATAATGACCGAATAATCCGTGGCCAGAATTTGCTGGGCAAAAAACATCTGGGCAAAAAACATTATTAAAAGTGTTGCCTTTTTCATAAATACCCGCCATTTACTGTGTTTACTTAACTACATATCATACAAATATCATACCCATGATCAGGAATTTGCTGATATCAATTTAAGGCTATGGAAACATTATAGTTATGATAAACTATAGACTGGCGTATAGTAATACCTTATTAAATACCAAATCACAAATGCAATAACTACTCCCAGTACTATGATATTTTGCAATTTTTGTTAAAATTTTGCACGTAAAAAGCGGCTCTATCTCCAGATAGAGCCGCTTTCTCTATTTTTGATTTTATCCCTTGGCTTTTTTCAAGGCATCCAGTTTTTGCCGGGTTTTTTCCAGATTTCTTTTAGCCTGGCTGTGTCCGGGATCTGCCGCCAATATTTTCTGCCAGACCCTCAGGGCCCCCTGATAATCCCCGGAGCTGTACAATTTGCTGCCTTCCTTATACAGGGCATCAATTTCAGTTGCTGTCAGCTTGGGCGGTGCTGGTTCTTTGGCTTTAATGGTGACTCTGTCCTGCTGTTTTGGGGCCCGGGCTGCTTGTTTTTCGCTTCCAGCGGACCTCGGCTTGGTTTCTGCTCTTGGGGCAGTGTTTATCTTGACCGTGCTCACTCCGCCGAACACCACTTTCTTTACCGGACGGATCTTTTTTACCACGGCAAATTCCAGGTGGTTGGATATCTCCCCCTGTCTGATGTTTATCAATCTGGAAGGTTCGCTTTTTAGCTCGTAATCCGGTGGAATACTGTTGAGATCAATGTTCAGTGTCTGCTGGCCGGTGGGAGCATTGGTGATGCGGAACATGCCGCCACCGTTGGAAATTGCGGCAGTGTTGGAGGGCTGTATTATAATCATAACCCCGGACATTCCGTAATCGTCTCCGTCAAATATCCCGTTATTGTTGTTATCCACAAATACCCGCCCTTTGATCCCGCCCAGGGCCGAAACGGTAAAATTGACCAGGGTGGACCGCCAGCCCCCCAGGGAAGCCTGCTTCTCTCCGGCGCCGATGATGTTATATTCGGCCGAAAGGCTTGTCATGTCTATTTTAACCGTTGGGTTGCTGCTGTTGATATTGGTGAATGAGTATTTCCCCCTGGCATCGGTGATGGTCTTTCTACCGTTGGAAAGATTCAAGATTATCCCGGGCAATCCGAATTCCCCGGCGTCCTGAAAGCCATTCTTGTTGGCGTCCAGAAATACCAACCCCTCCAGATCGTTGCCGGAGATGTCGATCCTTCTGGTGAAGAACAGGCCCAGCCGCGACCTGTCGCGCAGGTAGAAGAAGCCGGTATCCTGGGCGATATTGTTCTCGTTCCACCAGGAGAGGTCCAGCA includes:
- a CDS encoding Ig-like domain-containing protein, with translation MKKATLLIMFFAQMFFAQQILATDYSVIIKCPAYISGQATSGTGNPFAVLVGIVPDTTGEDFVGRCRIGSSSTTAGNNHFHWQDSTAWDSGVRNTWGGDLAAYYNSRHIASADSGETTKVWFITKCDTTPQSQYILARIRRLVDTTVTGSNRDSPRQIVTVMDMTAQGAWVEGHVYSDPSYSAPLANYVVLAYRADTIVGSYITENNTIVEGYDSGDPGYVMFTAPAGTIDSFKVRDMSDNPVNFYVKSTPPWNITAGDTTNFDILPNVPTIIYTSPANNAANVAINSPITIGFNKAINPTSFAYSCSTGTAGWSVSWNGAGDTATLTHANFSYVTTYKFQVTAAKDLSNNDLVPGPKPNPFRFATQPDPATIPLKIICLDVGQGDATLVLSPSGKSLLFDAGETGKGYGKIWPFLRDSVNLHHLDYTAVNHYHEDHIGGMDEVIDSLGGSDSILSWGYDRGGTYASTAFTDYAAALGAKRKTIGLGQVIDLGSGVSAKCVAVNGQTYGDNISPSDENDYGVGLLIQYGGFRMIVSGDLGGYNSGGYKDVESILAPDIGKVSVLHANHHGSQYSSNPYWVSTLDPRVSVISVGNNGYGHPTQLALDRLCNDPGANNYIYQTELGSGGTIPAGRGEVVGSNIWIEVTADTFTVNSSDKYPNPVQLSFLTASADAQGRAEIKWRTESEKDCDRWEVERTDDPSARYVMIGETAGNGTTNQPSEYIFTDPQQLPAGDHYYRIAQYDFSGTITYYGPVKLPLDGGGLLPAEFKLGSNYPNPFSQATVISYQTASGGPVNLSIYNVAGQLVRTLVNENRGGGKYQAAWDGKDGTGKGLPNGVYLFRLSAEGASVIRKMMLIR